GCTCGCCGCCCTTCACCAAGACGCCGGCCTGCGCGGCGCGCCCGACCCCGGCGACGATGGCGACCGGTATGGAGATGACGAGGGCGCCCGGGCAGCCGATGACGAGGAGGGTGAGGGCGAGCGCGAGGTTGCCGGTGAGGAGGCCCGTCACGAGCGCCAGGACGATGATGGCGGGCGTGTACCAGGCCGAGAAGCGGTCCATGAACTTCTGGACCTTGGCCTTGGCGTCTTGCGCCTCCTCGACGCGGTGGATGATGCGCGCGAGGGTGGTGTTGGCGCCGACGCCCTCGGCGCGCACCTGCAGGAAGCCGCCCCTGGAGACCGTGCCGGCGAACACCTTGCTGCCGGCGCCCTTCCAGGCGGGCAGCGATTCGCCCGTGATGGCGGACTCGTCGAGGCTGCCCTCCCCGACCACGACCTCGCCGTCGACGGGCACGCGAGCGCCGTTCTTGACCAGCACGACCTCGCCGGGGGCGACGGCGACGGCGGCGACCTCGACCTGTTCGCCTCCGCGCAGCACGACGGCGGTCTCGGGCGCCACCTCGACGAGGGCCTTGAGGGCGGCGCGGGTGCGGTCCAGGGTGGCCACCTCGAGCGCGTGCCCGACGGCGAACAGGAACGTGACCGCCGCCGCCTCCCAGTGCTCGCCCATCAGGACGGCGCCGAGCGCCGCCACCGTGACGAGGAGGTCGATGCCGACGGTGCGGACCAGCAGGGCCCGCACGGCGGCCCGCGCGGTGCCGGCGCCGGCGACGAGGGCGGCGGCGAGCATCAGCGGCGCCTTGGCGCCGGGCGCACCGAGCGCAGGCGCGGCGAAGGCGGCCAGGATGAGGGCGCCGGCGGCGACGGGCACCGCCCAGCGCCCTACGCGCGGTCCCGTCACCGTCAGAACGGGGCCGGCTTGGAGCGGTAGCCTGCCCGCGCCACGGCGCCTACCAGGTCGGCGACGCTCGTCACGCTCGCGTCGTGCGTGACCTCGACGCGCGAGCTGGCGAAGTGCACCCGGACGGTGTCGACGCCGGGCAGTCGCGCCACGCCCTTCTCCACCTTGGCGACGCACGAGGGGCACGAGAAGCCCTCGGCGCGGAGCACGGTGCGTGTGAGGTCGCGCCCCGTGCGCTCCGCTTGGCTCTCGTGGTTCCGGGAGTCGGGTAGGTCGCTCTTGGCGCGGGCGGCGACGGCCGCCGGGTTGGTTTCGGAGTGGTTCACGAGGGTCCTCCTGGCTGCCGGGCCATGGGGCGCCCGGCCTCGCCTGGGAAGGTACGCCGGGGCGCCGCCGTGTTCCTTGACGCCCGTCAAGTTGGCGCGCTGACGGAGAATGCACTGCCCCTGCCAGCGTGGGCGGGTACAGTTGCGGCGAGAGAGGGCGGCTCGTCCAAGGCCGCGGGGGGCGGCGGGCAGGCGCGGCGGTGTCCAGGGGTGGCGCGCGACGGCGGCGGAGAGACCAACGTGATCGGAGCGGAGCGGACCGCCTTGGGGACCATCCAGCAGCGGCTCGCGCGCTACAAGCGGGTCGTCTACGGGGTCGTGCTCGCGCTCATCGCGGTGGACAACCTGGCCGCGGCCTGGTTCATGGTGGCCGACGTCCCGGCCACCCCCAGGTTCGCCGTCGCCGGCGCCGCGCTGCTCGGCGCGCTCCTCGTGTGGCTCTCCCCTCGCTTCGCCCGGCCGGTGGAGGTCGTCGGTTTCGCGCTCGGCAGCGTCGCGGCGCTGGCGTACTTCTCCGTGACGTTGCAGGGCGACGCGGTCGGTCACGCCGAGGCGATCCGTGCGCTCGGGAACTGGTCGCACCTGCTGTTCGTGCTGGCGTTCCTGGCGTTCGGCAGCCGTCAGGCGCTGTGGGCCAGCCTGGCGCTGCTCCTGGCGAGCGTTGGCTTGACGACCCAGCACGTGCTCGTGGTGGCGCCGCTGTCGGTGAAGGCGGCCGAGGCGTCCGCCGCCCTCGACCTGACGCTGGTGGGGGTGGCGTACCTCATGCTGCTCCACCTCCTCACGTACTCGTTGGAGCGTCGCTCGGCCGTGTTGGCGGCGGAGGAGACGGCGACGAAGATGCTCGCCCTCGACCCGCTGACGGGCGCCGCCAACCGGGCCGCCTTCCACCGCGTGCACGAGAGCCTGGTGCGCGGTAAGGAGGTCAAGCCGTTCGCGCTCTTCCTCCTCGACATCGACGACTTCAAGACCATCAACGAGCGCTTCGGCACGGCCGTGGGCGACGACGTGCTGCGTGAGACGGCGCTGCGGCTCAGGAACGCGCTCGGCGACGACGCGCAGGTAGTGGCGCGGCTGGGCGCGGACGAGTTCGGCATCCTGGTGGCGGGCCGGCTCGACGAGGTGCAGGCCGGCGCCACCGCCACCTTGCTCGAGCGGGTGTTCCGCTTGCCGTTCGCGGCGGGGGGCGGACGGCTGCAGGTGACGTCGACCGTCGGCATCAGCCGCTTCCCGGCCGACGCCGCCACGCTGGCCGATCAGATCAGCCAGGCAGAGGCGGCCGTCGCGGCGGCGAAGCTGTCGGGCGAGAGCTACCGCCTGGCGGCGGTGGCCGCGCGCGAGGCCGAGCGGCGGGCGTTGGCGAGCGACCTGCGGGAGGCGGTCGGCAACGGCGAGCTCGAGCTCTACTTCCAGCCGGTGGCGGCGGTGCACCCGCTCACCTCCGAGGAGCGGGCGGCGGGGTACGTGGTGGGCGTGGCGGTGCGCAGCGCCGAGGCGTTGTTGCGGTGGCACCATCCGCGGCTGGGGCTCATCCCGCCGGGGGAGTTCATCCCGTTGGCGGAGCGGGCAGGTCTCATGGTCACGCTGGGGGAGTGGGTGTTGGAGGCGGCGTGCGCTCAGGCGCGCGCCTGGCACGACGGCGCGGTGGGCACCATGACCGTGAGCGTCAACGTGTCGCCGCACCAGTTCAGCCACCCCGGCCTGGTTCCCGCCGTCGAGCGGGCGCTGGCGCGTTCCGGCCTGTCGCCGGAGCGGCTGGTGTTGGAGATCACGGAGACGAGCTTCGACCAGGCCGTGGTGGCCGAACGGTTGACGCGCCTGCGCCGCCTCGGCGTGAGGGTCGCCATCGACGACTTCGGGGCCGGTTACTCGTCGCTGGGACGGCTCCGGAGCCTCCCCATCGACTTCGTGAAGCTCGACCGGTCGTTCGTGGCGCACCTGGGTGACGACGACGCCCGCACCGACCTGGTGGTGCGCGCCGCCGTTCAGCTCGCGCACGGCTTGGGGGCCAAGGTCATCGCGGAGGGGATCGAGAGCGGCGCGCAAGCAGCGGCGGCGGCCGCGGCCGGCTGCGACTACCTCCAGGGGTACCTGATCGCCAGGCCGGTGTCGGGCACGCAGTTCGGGGCCGAGTGGCGCTCGAACGACTCGCGGCGTTACCTGGCCTCGGCCGGGGCGGCCGGCGTGGTGAACTAGGGCGCGGCCGGTTTGGTCACTCGGGCAGCGCCAGCACGGCCTTGACGGGGCGGTGGTCCGACGCGGCGCGCCACGGCTCGACCTTGACGGCCATGGTGGCCATCTCGGCGGAGTGGAACACGTAGTCGATCCTCAGCAACCAGTCGGGCACGGCGAGGCGCCACGGTCCGCTCTCCGGCGCGCCGCCGTGGAACGTGCTCCCGAACCCGAAGCCGGCCTTGCGCCAGGCGTCGGCGAACTCGCTCGTGAGGGCGCGGTAGGCGCCGCTGCGCTCGGTCGTGTTGAAGTCGCCCATGGCGACGACGGGCAGGTCCGAGCGGCGCGCCAGCTCCACCAGCGCGGCGGCGACGGCCTCGCGCGACGCGACGGCGCGCGCCACCTCGGCCGGCCAGATCTGGGGGAAGCGGGGGGTCGAGAGGTTGTGCACGTTGACCACCAGCACGTCGCCGCGGGGATGGTGGAGGAGGGTGGTCTGCGGGTTGCGCGCCGACGGTCCGGCGAGGTCCACCGGCACCGGCTCGACGGGGTAGGCGGAGAACACGCCGAGGCTGCCCCAGTCGCCGCACGGCGGGCAGGGGGCGAGGTCGACGTACGGGTGGGTGGCGACGAGCAGGGCCGCCAGCTCGACGCCAAGCGCCTCGTTGAGTTCTTGCAGGGCGACGACCTCGGCGCCCGAGGCGAGTATGGCGGCCGCGATGTCGTGGGCGTCGTCGTTACCGGCCCTTACGTTGTAGGTGACGGCGGTGAGCGTGCCGCCCGGGTCGACGGTGGCGGGACCGTCGAGCCGGGCCGGTAGGTACGATCCGAGCCAGAGGTAGGCTACGATGCCAAGCGGGACGGCGCCGGCCCACGCCAAGCGGCGTCGGCCGAGGAGGGCGGCGACGACCACCGCGACCGGCACGGGGAAGTACAAGATGGGGGCGAGGGAGTTGGCCACGAAGAGCCACCACCAGCGGTCGGCGAAGGCGAGGTAGAGCACGAACCAGGCGGTGGGGACGAGGAGGGCGAGAGCCACCAGCGTCGTCAGGGCGGCGTTGCCGAGGGCGGTGACGGCGTGGCGGCGCACCCGGGCAGCCTAACGCCCCCGCTCATGAGCGGGGTGGTGGCCGCCGCCGTCACTGTTCTTGTAATCGGAACGATTCCGAGGTAGGTTGGTCACATGAGCAGCGGCGCCACCCTCACGACCGACGGACTCCTCGCCGAACTCGCCCGCGAGCGGCGACAGGTGCGGCTCTCCGCCGCCTTCACCGGCCTCACCGCCCTCGGCCTGGCCACCGCCATCGTCATCGGCCTCCTCGCCCCCGGCGCGCTGGGTGCCGCGTCCGGCTGGCCGGCAAGGCTGCTGGCGCCCGGCGGCGTGGGCGGCGCCGGGGCGCTGGGCGGCGCGGCGACGGTCGCCGCGCTCGGCCTGCTGCTCGCGTTCCTGGCGGGCGGCCTGCCCGCCGGCATCGCCGCCGGCCGCGCCCTCGTCGAGGAGCGCAAGCTCGACATCGACCTGCTGATGGTGCTGGCGGCGCTCGCCGCCGCGCTGGTGGGGGAGGCGCGCGACGGCGCGATACTGCTCTTCCTCTTCAGCCTCGCCAACACCCTCGAGGCGAACGCCTTCTCGAACACGCGGCGCGCCGTCGCCTCCCTCATGGAGCTGAAGCCGGAGACCGCCACGCTCATGGTGGACGGCGCGCCGCGCCAGGTGCCGGCCGCCACCGTCGCGCCCGGCGCCGTCATCCTCGTCAGGCCGGGGGAGCGCGTGCCCCTCGACGGCGTGGTGCTCGAGGGGGTCTCGAGCCTAGACCAGTCGCCCATCACCGGCGAGGCCGTGCCCGTCGACAAGGGCGTCGGCGACGCGCTGTTCGCCGGCAGCGTCAACGGCCACGGGGCCCTCCGGGTGCGCGTCACCAAGGACGCCTCCAGCTCCACCCTCGCGCGCATGATCGAGCTAGTCACGGAGGCGCAGGCGACCCGCTCCCCCAGCCAACGCTTCGGCGACTGGTTCGGGGAGCGCTACACCGTCCTGGTACTGCTGGGCACCGGCGCCGCGCTGGCGGCGTTCCTGCTCCTCGGCATGGAACGACAGGCGGCCTTCTACAAGGCGGCCACCCTCCTGGTCGTCGCCAGCCCGTGCGCCGTCGTGATCAGCGTGCCGGCGGCCGTGTTGTCGGCGCTGGCCCGCGCCGCCCGCATGGGGGTGCTGTTCAAGGGCGGCGCCGCCCTGGAGGAGTTCGGCGCCGTCGACGTGATGGCGTTCGACAAGACCGGCACCCTCACCCAGGGCCGCATGCGCGTCGCCGAGGTCGTGCCGTTCGGCGTCAGCGCGGCTTCCGTGCTCGAGCTGGCCGGCGCCATCGAGGCCTCCTCCGAGCACGCCGTGGCTCAGGCCATCGTCGCGGCCGCGGGCCGCCCGGACGCGCCGCCACTGGTGGAGGGCGTCACCGCCGTGCCCGGCATGGGCATCCGCGCCACGGTCGACGGCGCAGCCCACTGGGCGGGCAACCGCCGCTTGGCCGCGAACGTGGGCGTGCCCACCACGCCCGAGGTCGAGGCGACGCTCGCCTTGCTGGAGGGGCGCGGTCACACCACGGTCATGGTGGGCGACGCCCGGCGCGTCATCGGCGTCGTCGCGGTGGCCGACACGGTTCGCGCCACCGCCGGCGCAGCCATCCGCGAGCTGCGCGCGCGCGGAGTCGAGCGCATCGTCATGCTCACGGGCGACCACCCCGAGGCGGCGCACGCGGTGGCCGATGAGCTCGGCATCGCGGCCGCCGAGGTGAACGCCGGCCTCCTGCCCGAGGAGAAGGTCGCGCGGGTGCGCGAGCTGGCCGGCGGTGGGCGCGTGGCGTTCGTGGGCGACGGCGTCAACGACGCCGCGGCGCTGGCCGTGGCCTCCGTTGGGGTGGCGATGGGCGTGGCGGGCAGCGACGCGGCCCTCGAGGCCGCCGACGTCGCCCTCCTCTCCGACGACCTCGCGCGGCTGCCGGAGGCGCACGACCTTGCGCGCCGCGCCAACCGCGTGATCCGCCAGAACCTCGCCTTCGCGCTCGGCATCATGCTCGTCATGGTGGTCACCACGCTGGTGGCGAGGCTGCCCCTGCCCCTCGGCGTCCTCGGCCACGAGGGCGGCACCATCCTGGTGGTCATGAACGGCCTGCGCCTCCTCGGCCCCGCCCCGCGGGCCGGGCGAGCCGCACCCTCCTCGGCGCGGGTCGGCGAGCTGGCGCGGCCGGGCTGACCGCCTGCGCGTCCGCTCGCGGGCGCGCGCTGCACCAGCACCCACTCGACCTAGGCACGAGCCCAGCTCCCCCGCCCGCCCCGCCCCCCGTCCCCCTAGCCTCGTGGCGAGGAGGGGAGAGGCGTGCGCACGCAGCGGCAGACAACGAGGCAACAGGCGGCGCGAAGCGCGGCGCGGCACGGTCCGCGGCGCCCACGCCGGCCGCGGCGCCCGGCGGCCCCGCCGGCCCGGTTACCGGCCCCGCCCGCCGCGCCGTCGCGGCGCCGGCCGCGTCCCGCCCTCCGTGCGGTCGCGGCGCTGGCGCTCGCCCTCACGCTCGTGGTCCCCGCGCTCCACGGCGCCCGCGCCGGCCGAGCCTGGAGCGGCGCTCCCTACCCCCTCGACTCCCTCGAGGTCGTGCTCCAGGCGCAGCGCAACGACTGCGGCCCGGCCGTGGTGGCCACCCTGCTCGCCTGGGCGGGCACCCCGGTCCCGCTGGCGCAGGTGACGGCCGCTGCTCGCCTCGGCCCTGACGGCCTGACCCTCGGCGAGTTCGCCAGGCTGGCACGCTCGTTCGGACTGACAGGCGGCTGGTACCACGCGTCGGCGGGGCGGCTAGCGTCGCTGCCCGGTCCGTTCGTCGCTCACCTCAGCGCGGCCGGGTCGGGCGCGCCCCAACTCGGCCACCTCGTGGTCGTGTGGGCGGCCGGCAACGGCGCCGTCCTCGTCTCCGACCCGGCCGCAGGACCCCACGCCATGTCGCTCGCGGCCTTCGCCCGCCGCTTCACGGGCCGCGTCTACCTGCTCGAGGACCCGGCGTGACCGCCGCGCTCGTCAGCGCCACGCTCGTCGCGGTCGCCACGCGGCCGTGGGGCACCGCCGGCCTGGCGTGGGTGGCGCTCGTGCCCGCGTTCCACGCCGTGGCGCGCCCTCCTGGCCGCTCCGCCCTCCGCGCCGGCGTCATCACGTACGTGGCCGCCGTCGGCTTCGCCGCCGTGGCGTACGAGGCCACGCTCGGCCTCGCCCTGGTGGCCTACCCGCTGGTGGTCGGCGTCGCCGCCCTGCCGTTCGGCGCGGCTGGAGCGGCGGCGGCGTGGGTCTCGGGGCGGTCGCGTGCGCTGCCCGCCTGGGCCGCGCTTCCCATCTTCTGGTGCGCCACCGAGGTGCTCGTGCGGCAGGAGTGGCTGCTCGGCCGCTGGGCGCTCCCCCTCTCCGCCATCGGTTACACGCAGTCCGGCACGGCCGCGGTGCACCTCGCGCGCTTCAGCTCCGTCACGGCCGTGTCGCTCGCCGTGTTGCTGGTCAACGGCCTGATCGCGGCCCTCGTCGCCGCCCTGTGGGACCGCCCTGCTGGCGCGTCCACCCACCCCTCAGCACCGCCCCCATCCCTGGCGGCGCCGCGCCTTGGCGCCTCCGCCAGGCTCGCCCCGGCTCGGGCTCGGCCGGCGCTCGTGGGCCTGGCCATCGTCGGCGCGCTCATCGCTGCCGCCTGGCGCACGGCCCCGGCGCCGCCCGCCGCTCAGCCAGGACCGCTCCACGATCCCTCCGACCAAGCTACCGGGCCCACCGACCCGGCGGTGGCGCTCCTGGCGGTGCTCCAACCCGACCTGCCACCCGCGGCTCGCGGTGCCGCCAGGCTCGACGCCGCCGTGGCCGCCGAGGTCGCCGCCGGCCTCGTCGCCCTCAGCACGGCGGGCGCCACCCCCGGCGGCGGCCTCGAGCGGCAGCTACAGGTCTGGCCCGAGGCCATCTGGCCCGCCTGGCTCCCACGGGGCGCGGCGCAGGCGGCGGCCGCGCAACCGGCGGGGGCCCCTGCCCAGCCGGCGGCGGTCGCCGCGCAACGGGCGGCGGTCGCCGCGCAGCTGGCGGCGGTCGCCGGGCAGCTGGCGGGGGCCCCTCCCGCCATCCTGGGCGGCGCCGGCCGCGACGCAGCCACGGGCTCCGCCTCCAACGCGGCGTTCCTCTGGTCCGGCACCACCCTCACGCACGTCTTCGACAAGCGGCACACGGTCCCCATCGCCGAGGACGGCCTGGTGCGCTCCGGCGCGCCCGTGGTCGTGCTCGGAGGCGGGATCCGCGTGGCGCCGCTCATCTGTTACGACGTCGCCTTCCCGGCCACCGTTCGCCTGGCGGCGCGCGGCGGCGCGGAGCTGCTGGCCGTGCTCACGGACGACACCTTCGCGGCCGGGAGCGACGTCCCACGCCAACACCTACGCGTCGCGCGCCTGCGCGCGGTCGAGAGCGGTCTCTGGCTCGCGTTCGCCTCCAACGGCGGCCCCAGCGCCCTCATCGACCCGGCGGGGAGGATCGCGGCCGCCACCGAACCCGGTGAGGCCGCGCTCCTGCGCGCGACCGCGAGGTTGGGGACCGGCTCGACGCCGTACCTCGCGTACGGCGACTGGGTCGGCGTGCTCGCCTGGCTGCTCGTGGCGGTCGCGGCGAGCCTTGCGGGGCTCGAGGGGGGTGGATACCGCCGTCCGCGAGCCACCTGAAGCCCCCTCGTCATCCACCCGGAGGAACCATGAAACGCGTCACCCTGTGGTCCCTGAGCACCCTGCTGCTCATGCTCCTAGCCA
Above is a genomic segment from Trueperaceae bacterium containing:
- a CDS encoding heavy-metal-associated domain-containing protein, which gives rise to MNHSETNPAAVAARAKSDLPDSRNHESQAERTGRDLTRTVLRAEGFSCPSCVAKVEKGVARLPGVDTVRVHFASSRVEVTHDASVTSVADLVGAVARAGYRSKPAPF
- a CDS encoding bifunctional diguanylate cyclase/phosphodiesterase codes for the protein MIGAERTALGTIQQRLARYKRVVYGVVLALIAVDNLAAAWFMVADVPATPRFAVAGAALLGALLVWLSPRFARPVEVVGFALGSVAALAYFSVTLQGDAVGHAEAIRALGNWSHLLFVLAFLAFGSRQALWASLALLLASVGLTTQHVLVVAPLSVKAAEASAALDLTLVGVAYLMLLHLLTYSLERRSAVLAAEETATKMLALDPLTGAANRAAFHRVHESLVRGKEVKPFALFLLDIDDFKTINERFGTAVGDDVLRETALRLRNALGDDAQVVARLGADEFGILVAGRLDEVQAGATATLLERVFRLPFAAGGGRLQVTSTVGISRFPADAATLADQISQAEAAVAAAKLSGESYRLAAVAAREAERRALASDLREAVGNGELELYFQPVAAVHPLTSEERAAGYVVGVAVRSAEALLRWHHPRLGLIPPGEFIPLAERAGLMVTLGEWVLEAACAQARAWHDGAVGTMTVSVNVSPHQFSHPGLVPAVERALARSGLSPERLVLEITETSFDQAVVAERLTRLRRLGVRVAIDDFGAGYSSLGRLRSLPIDFVKLDRSFVAHLGDDDARTDLVVRAAVQLAHGLGAKVIAEGIESGAQAAAAAAAGCDYLQGYLIARPVSGTQFGAEWRSNDSRRYLASAGAAGVVN
- a CDS encoding endonuclease/exonuclease/phosphatase family protein translates to MRRHAVTALGNAALTTLVALALLVPTAWFVLYLAFADRWWWLFVANSLAPILYFPVPVAVVVAALLGRRRLAWAGAVPLGIVAYLWLGSYLPARLDGPATVDPGGTLTAVTYNVRAGNDDAHDIAAAILASGAEVVALQELNEALGVELAALLVATHPYVDLAPCPPCGDWGSLGVFSAYPVEPVPVDLAGPSARNPQTTLLHHPRGDVLVVNVHNLSTPRFPQIWPAEVARAVASREAVAAALVELARRSDLPVVAMGDFNTTERSGAYRALTSEFADAWRKAGFGFGSTFHGGAPESGPWRLAVPDWLLRIDYVFHSAEMATMAVKVEPWRAASDHRPVKAVLALPE
- a CDS encoding heavy metal translocating P-type ATPase; this translates as MSSGATLTTDGLLAELARERRQVRLSAAFTGLTALGLATAIVIGLLAPGALGAASGWPARLLAPGGVGGAGALGGAATVAALGLLLAFLAGGLPAGIAAGRALVEERKLDIDLLMVLAALAAALVGEARDGAILLFLFSLANTLEANAFSNTRRAVASLMELKPETATLMVDGAPRQVPAATVAPGAVILVRPGERVPLDGVVLEGVSSLDQSPITGEAVPVDKGVGDALFAGSVNGHGALRVRVTKDASSSTLARMIELVTEAQATRSPSQRFGDWFGERYTVLVLLGTGAALAAFLLLGMERQAAFYKAATLLVVASPCAVVISVPAAVLSALARAARMGVLFKGGAALEEFGAVDVMAFDKTGTLTQGRMRVAEVVPFGVSAASVLELAGAIEASSEHAVAQAIVAAAGRPDAPPLVEGVTAVPGMGIRATVDGAAHWAGNRRLAANVGVPTTPEVEATLALLEGRGHTTVMVGDARRVIGVVAVADTVRATAGAAIRELRARGVERIVMLTGDHPEAAHAVADELGIAAAEVNAGLLPEEKVARVRELAGGGRVAFVGDGVNDAAALAVASVGVAMGVAGSDAALEAADVALLSDDLARLPEAHDLARRANRVIRQNLAFALGIMLVMVVTTLVARLPLPLGVLGHEGGTILVVMNGLRLLGPAPRAGRAAPSSARVGELARPG